From one Bordetella genomosp. 9 genomic stretch:
- a CDS encoding amidohydrolase family protein produces MLITDTQVHLWEAHRPDRPWPAEEVERKVFVAVEGARPHREAPLGAEEFLATMDAAGVQRAIIVPPSPVGDSNDTALEAAARYPQRLAIMGRFNPEAPDARERLEHWLDQPNMLGIRMTFHKPKWSGWLEPGGMDWFWAACERLDIPLMLFVPGHVDKIPYLAQRYPGLRILLDHMARRSNLRDAAAFADLDDLLALARFPNVSVKASAAPCYSNEPYPFANLYPYLKRIFEAFGPRRTMWGSDYTRLPCTYQECVDHFRIALDFLDEDSRAWVMGKAAAHILRWPESAYTGDA; encoded by the coding sequence GTGTTGATCACCGACACCCAAGTGCATCTGTGGGAAGCCCACCGGCCCGATCGTCCGTGGCCGGCGGAAGAAGTCGAACGCAAGGTCTTCGTGGCCGTCGAGGGCGCCCGCCCGCATCGCGAAGCGCCCTTGGGCGCGGAAGAATTCCTGGCGACGATGGATGCGGCGGGCGTGCAGCGCGCCATCATCGTGCCGCCGTCGCCGGTGGGCGACAGCAACGACACCGCGCTGGAGGCCGCCGCGCGCTATCCGCAACGCCTGGCCATCATGGGCCGCTTCAACCCCGAAGCGCCCGACGCGCGCGAACGCCTGGAGCATTGGCTGGACCAGCCCAATATGCTGGGCATCCGCATGACCTTCCACAAGCCCAAGTGGAGCGGCTGGCTGGAGCCGGGCGGCATGGACTGGTTCTGGGCGGCATGCGAACGGCTGGACATTCCGCTGATGCTTTTCGTGCCCGGCCACGTCGACAAGATCCCCTACCTGGCCCAGCGCTATCCGGGCCTGCGCATCCTGCTGGACCACATGGCCCGGCGCAGCAACCTGCGCGACGCCGCCGCCTTCGCCGACCTGGACGACCTGCTGGCGCTGGCCCGCTTTCCCAACGTATCGGTAAAGGCCTCGGCCGCGCCGTGCTACAGCAACGAGCCTTATCCCTTCGCCAATCTGTACCCCTACCTGAAGCGCATCTTCGAGGCCTTCGGCCCGCGGCGCACGATGTGGGGTTCCGATTACACCCGCCTGCCGTGCACGTACCAGGAATGCGTGGACCACTTCCGCATCGCCCTGGATTTTCTCGACGAGGACAGCCGCGCGTGGGTCATGGGCAAGGCGGCCGCACACATCCTGCGCTGGCCGGAGTCGGCGTATACCGGCGACGCTTGA
- a CDS encoding autotransporter outer membrane beta-barrel domain-containing protein produces MYGATSFGLLACPPDPVYAGGDARQYGPSTATVTASTGDPRATARVRGPIVTAGSGEHAVQALQPGGAILSGPVSTRGDDAYGVHYGAGVRLIITDSDIVTHGARAHAVQGVEDAAVPAAGELALQRGSITLFGHDSTGVHATAPIARLGRPLQPTNPAKLWSMGYDRPASAHQTDVRILGQAPRNTGISIRGRRRLELNGVAIDLHETGSVAMSIGPSARVDGRNVGIAATGPESFGVRVRGAAGRADDEACPAPTELHLADGFIAMAGTDSPAVEVVRALVSLKDVSVTASKDARFAVGNEAGVFRMQATQGRGELRGTGSALAAWTGNDRETASFDFRNVTIHSGSGSLLEVGRDRGDRGPARPAHVKLTLDDSDARGRIWSGAPDAPRVDVTLKRGGAWRGHTDIGRTVTVESRGTWTVDGDSTVQRVLLHNGTIAFREPDPAERPGAAPARRGSTHTVEEPYSRPPGERAQTTFHRLHVLQDIDGKGTVDMRADTTRGTGDGIVVDGAIRGNITVAVRDSGAMSQTVRPGVNLGVSQAVTSVPLIHARKGGSATYTLANNAPRIMLAGHPFQLRKKKADDGPAVTVWVVPEGAPFIRGHDTLDLPPPGSGPVVVAEAAPVSHGGVDYMHLPPARPPAPPIVGPAAAHGGMERKQEREVAVAGNPSGDIPTVRDLDPSTVTVGKDGTGPVREVPPGTGGDRPIIPTRRPEVPAPGPGPGPAAVPAPEPVPAPQPMPAPAPTPAPVPDPAPVPMPEPVPAPEDVPLPVQEREPERDSGPADPPGENPGGPAGTPPTADVPADVPADVPADVPTEAPADVPADVPADVPVDEPVDDPVNGPGEAAEDPAAETTEEAPEASAEALAETSAEPPAAEPPAPAIVLSPQGRLAVNNSALAAGQGIWNAQLGAIDRRMRAVRHGDGIAPPSGIHAIDSASLGIWMEALDGRQKIDNPLTGEYRQDLHGFIAGVDRAIDVAAGRWHIGLLAAQAHGRRDFDDGKGSTRGTHVGGYATFLGPRGSYATAVVSAGRYRHDMHGDKADGSQLSGSFRNKGIGASLEAGRRVDLSGAWFVEPYAGVSYLHVGSAQYRLNDGTQVRDRGGHSLQWRAGGRVGRAIDTASGGTVTPYVRVGYAYENGNRNRLSVDGTNLNADLGGSRVDVGAGVEARLGKSHGLYVDLGYAKGKRFEQSRMVTVGYQYRW; encoded by the coding sequence GTGTATGGCGCGACGTCGTTCGGCCTGCTCGCCTGTCCCCCCGACCCTGTCTATGCCGGCGGTGACGCCAGGCAGTACGGACCTTCCACCGCCACCGTCACGGCAAGCACCGGCGATCCCCGCGCCACGGCGCGCGTGCGGGGCCCCATCGTGACCGCCGGCTCGGGCGAGCATGCGGTCCAGGCCTTGCAGCCCGGCGGCGCCATCCTGTCGGGTCCTGTGTCGACCCGTGGCGACGACGCCTATGGCGTCCACTATGGCGCCGGCGTCCGCCTGATCATCACCGATAGCGACATCGTGACGCACGGCGCGCGCGCGCACGCCGTGCAGGGCGTGGAAGATGCCGCCGTCCCGGCAGCGGGCGAGCTCGCGCTGCAGCGCGGCTCGATCACCCTGTTCGGCCACGACAGCACCGGCGTACACGCGACCGCGCCCATCGCCCGCCTGGGCCGTCCGCTGCAGCCCACCAACCCCGCGAAGCTGTGGAGCATGGGTTACGACAGGCCGGCCAGCGCGCATCAGACGGACGTGCGTATCCTGGGGCAGGCGCCCCGCAATACCGGCATTTCCATACGCGGCCGCCGGCGGCTGGAGCTGAATGGCGTCGCCATCGATCTGCATGAAACCGGTTCGGTCGCGATGTCGATCGGCCCCAGCGCGCGGGTCGACGGCCGCAACGTCGGCATCGCGGCGACCGGACCGGAAAGCTTCGGCGTGCGCGTGCGTGGCGCCGCCGGGCGGGCCGATGACGAGGCCTGCCCGGCGCCGACCGAACTCCACCTGGCCGATGGCTTCATCGCGATGGCCGGCACCGATTCGCCAGCGGTCGAAGTCGTGCGCGCGCTGGTCTCGCTCAAGGACGTCTCCGTCACGGCCTCGAAGGATGCTCGCTTTGCCGTCGGCAATGAGGCCGGCGTGTTCCGCATGCAGGCCACGCAGGGCCGCGGCGAGCTGCGCGGCACCGGCTCCGCGCTGGCGGCCTGGACCGGCAACGACAGGGAAACGGCCAGCTTCGATTTCCGCAACGTCACCATCCACAGCGGATCCGGCAGCCTGCTCGAAGTCGGCCGCGATCGCGGCGACCGCGGGCCCGCGCGGCCCGCGCACGTCAAGCTGACGCTGGACGACAGCGATGCGCGCGGCCGCATCTGGAGCGGCGCGCCCGACGCGCCGCGCGTGGACGTTACCTTGAAGCGCGGCGGCGCGTGGCGGGGCCATACGGACATCGGGCGGACGGTGACGGTTGAAAGCCGTGGCACGTGGACGGTGGATGGCGATTCGACGGTGCAGCGCGTGCTGCTGCACAATGGAACGATCGCCTTCCGCGAACCGGATCCGGCTGAACGGCCGGGTGCGGCGCCGGCCCGGCGGGGTTCCACGCACACCGTCGAAGAACCTTACTCGCGGCCGCCCGGCGAGCGCGCGCAAACGACCTTTCACCGCCTGCACGTCCTGCAGGACATCGACGGCAAGGGCACCGTGGACATGCGTGCCGATACGACGCGGGGAACGGGCGACGGCATCGTGGTGGACGGCGCCATACGCGGGAACATCACGGTGGCGGTGCGCGACAGCGGGGCGATGAGCCAGACCGTGAGGCCGGGGGTAAACCTAGGAGTGAGCCAGGCGGTGACGTCCGTGCCGCTGATCCATGCCAGGAAGGGCGGGAGCGCCACCTATACCCTGGCGAATAATGCGCCGCGCATCATGCTCGCGGGCCATCCTTTTCAGCTGCGGAAGAAAAAGGCCGACGACGGGCCCGCGGTCACTGTATGGGTGGTGCCGGAAGGCGCGCCCTTCATCCGCGGCCACGACACGCTGGACCTGCCGCCGCCGGGCAGCGGCCCGGTCGTGGTGGCGGAGGCGGCGCCGGTGTCGCACGGCGGGGTCGACTACATGCATCTTCCGCCGGCCAGGCCGCCGGCCCCGCCCATCGTCGGGCCGGCGGCCGCCCATGGCGGAATGGAACGCAAGCAGGAGCGCGAGGTCGCGGTGGCGGGGAATCCTTCCGGGGATATACCGACGGTGCGCGACCTGGATCCATCGACCGTGACGGTCGGGAAGGATGGCACGGGTCCCGTGCGCGAAGTGCCGCCGGGGACCGGGGGTGACCGGCCCATCATCCCGACCAGGCGGCCGGAGGTGCCGGCGCCTGGGCCTGGGCCTGGGCCTGCGGCAGTGCCTGCACCCGAGCCTGTACCCGCGCCCCAGCCCATGCCGGCGCCAGCGCCTACTCCTGCGCCTGTGCCCGATCCTGCGCCCGTGCCCATGCCGGAGCCGGTCCCCGCGCCTGAAGACGTTCCCCTGCCAGTCCAGGAACGAGAACCGGAACGGGACAGCGGCCCCGCGGATCCGCCAGGCGAGAACCCTGGCGGGCCGGCCGGCACGCCGCCGACCGCTGATGTGCCCGCTGATGTGCCCGCTGATGTGCCCGCAGACGTACCCACCGAAGCGCCCGCCGATGTTCCCGCCGATGTTCCCGCCGATGTTCCCGTCGACGAACCCGTCGATGATCCCGTCAACGGGCCTGGAGAAGCCGCTGAAGACCCCGCGGCAGAAACCACCGAAGAAGCGCCTGAAGCATCCGCCGAAGCGCTCGCGGAAACATCCGCCGAGCCCCCTGCCGCGGAGCCGCCCGCGCCCGCGATCGTCCTGTCGCCCCAGGGCCGGCTCGCCGTCAACAACTCGGCGCTGGCCGCCGGCCAGGGCATCTGGAACGCCCAGCTCGGCGCCATCGACCGGCGCATGCGCGCGGTCCGCCACGGCGACGGCATCGCGCCGCCCAGCGGCATCCACGCGATCGATTCCGCCAGCCTGGGCATCTGGATGGAAGCGCTCGACGGCCGGCAGAAGATAGACAACCCGCTGACCGGCGAATACCGGCAGGACCTGCATGGCTTCATCGCCGGCGTGGACCGCGCCATCGACGTCGCCGCCGGCCGTTGGCACATCGGCCTGCTGGCGGCGCAGGCGCATGGCCGCCGCGACTTCGATGACGGCAAGGGCAGCACGCGCGGCACGCACGTCGGCGGCTATGCGACCTTCCTGGGGCCGCGCGGCAGCTATGCCACCGCCGTCGTTTCCGCCGGCCGCTACCGGCACGACATGCATGGCGACAAGGCCGACGGCAGCCAACTGAGCGGATCCTTCCGCAACAAGGGCATCGGCGCCTCGCTGGAAGCCGGCCGCCGCGTCGACCTGTCCGGCGCGTGGTTCGTCGAGCCCTACGCCGGCGTGAGCTACCTGCACGTCGGCAGTGCGCAGTACAGGCTCAACGACGGCACCCAGGTCCGCGATCGCGGCGGCCATTCCCTGCAATGGCGCGCCGGCGGCCGCGTCGGCCGCGCCATCGACACCGCCAGCGGCGGCACCGTCACGCCCTATGTGCGCGTGGGCTACGCCTACGAAAACGGCAACCGCAACCGCCTGTCGGTCGATGGCACGAACCTGAACGCCGACCTGGGCGGCAGCCGCGTGGACGTGGGCGCGGGCGTCGAAGCGCGTCTGGGCAAGTCCCACGGGCTGTACGTGGACCTGGGATACGCCAAGGGCAAGCGCTTCGAGCAATCGCGCATGGTGACCGTGGGCTACCAGTACCGCTGGTAA
- a CDS encoding LysR family transcriptional regulator, translating into MDLRQLEYFVHVAELGSFTKAAAILDVAQPALSRQVRRLEIELRQTLLYRNGRGVTPTEAGKRLLAHGRGILLQFDRARQEVEDARGSPVGRVVVGVPHSIGRLLTAPFVGEFRRAFPRATLSITEGLTVHLHEWLLSGRIDVAVLHDPMPSPGLEFLPLSEDPLFLIERRGKARAAPGATIAVKELSEVPLIIPSRPHPLRMLIETRLASLGRKISIALEIDAVGAIVDLVTQGYGHAIVTQNALLIAADAAKLTARRIVSPRITSTLALATSAERPDTVLGRQTAALIAGFVPQALAQAARRAGGRRKP; encoded by the coding sequence ATGGACCTGCGACAACTCGAATACTTCGTCCACGTCGCCGAGCTGGGCAGCTTCACCAAGGCGGCGGCGATCCTGGATGTGGCGCAGCCGGCGCTCAGCCGGCAGGTGCGGCGGCTGGAAATCGAACTGCGCCAGACGCTGCTCTATCGCAACGGGCGGGGCGTCACGCCCACCGAAGCCGGCAAGCGGCTGCTGGCGCATGGACGCGGGATATTGCTGCAGTTCGATCGGGCCCGCCAGGAAGTCGAGGACGCGCGCGGGTCGCCGGTCGGCCGCGTCGTGGTCGGTGTGCCGCATTCCATCGGCCGCCTGTTGACCGCGCCCTTTGTCGGCGAGTTTCGCCGCGCCTTTCCCCGCGCCACGTTGAGCATCACGGAAGGCCTGACCGTGCATCTGCACGAATGGCTGTTGTCCGGCCGCATCGACGTCGCGGTGCTGCACGATCCCATGCCCTCGCCGGGGCTGGAGTTCCTGCCGCTCAGCGAAGACCCGCTGTTCCTGATCGAGCGGCGCGGCAAGGCACGCGCCGCGCCGGGCGCCACCATCGCCGTCAAGGAATTGTCGGAAGTCCCGCTGATCATCCCCAGCCGGCCACATCCCCTGCGCATGCTGATCGAAACGCGCCTGGCCAGCCTGGGCCGCAAGATCTCCATCGCGCTGGAAATCGATGCGGTCGGCGCCATCGTGGACCTGGTGACGCAAGGCTACGGCCATGCCATCGTCACGCAGAACGCGCTGCTGATCGCCGCCGACGCCGCCAAGCTTACGGCCCGCCGCATCGTGTCGCCACGCATCACCAGCACGTTGGCGCTGGCCACGTCGGCGGAACGTCCGGATACCGTGCTGGGCCGCCAGACCGCCGCGCTGATCGCCGGCTTCGTACCGCAAGCGCTGGCGCAAGCGGCACGGCGCGCCGGCGGCCGTCGCAAGCCATAG
- a CDS encoding Bug family tripartite tricarboxylate transporter substrate binding protein yields the protein MTSARFRAPAWLAAVSLAVAAVVPMGAARAQANYPDKPIRMVVPFPPGGAVDILGRLVAQHIGQQMNQSIVVENRSGANGSVGNEAAAKAPADGYTILLGANGLATNVALYPKRPFAELKSLTPIAYVGSSPLIMMVPADSPAKSLKDIVDAAKADPGKISYASAGPGSSAHLGSELLKYVTKTNMLHVPYKGGAPAIVDLTAGRVDFMLLDPVQGLSQLQSGRLRGLVVASKDRLALLPNVPSAAEAGFPDFEASVWWGFMAPKGTPPEIVSRLNAEINKALTSPDAQKVLAGMGVSTKPGTPEDFGKYLDAEAAKWATVIKSAGITAD from the coding sequence ATGACATCAGCACGTTTCCGCGCGCCGGCCTGGCTGGCGGCGGTATCCCTGGCTGTCGCCGCCGTCGTCCCCATGGGCGCCGCGCGGGCCCAGGCCAACTACCCCGACAAGCCGATCCGGATGGTGGTGCCGTTCCCGCCCGGCGGCGCGGTGGACATCCTGGGCCGCCTGGTGGCGCAGCACATCGGCCAGCAGATGAACCAGTCCATCGTGGTGGAAAACCGCTCCGGCGCCAATGGCAGCGTGGGCAACGAGGCCGCTGCCAAGGCGCCGGCCGACGGCTACACCATCCTGCTGGGCGCCAACGGCCTGGCGACCAACGTCGCGCTGTATCCGAAGCGGCCCTTCGCCGAACTGAAATCGCTGACGCCCATCGCCTATGTGGGATCGTCGCCGCTGATCATGATGGTGCCGGCGGATTCTCCCGCCAAGTCGCTGAAGGACATCGTGGACGCGGCCAAGGCCGATCCGGGCAAGATCAGCTATGCCTCGGCCGGTCCCGGCAGTTCGGCCCACCTGGGTTCCGAGCTGCTGAAGTACGTGACCAAGACCAATATGCTGCATGTGCCGTACAAGGGTGGCGCGCCCGCCATCGTGGACCTCACGGCCGGCCGTGTGGACTTCATGCTGCTGGATCCGGTGCAGGGCCTGTCGCAGCTACAGTCTGGCCGCCTGCGTGGCCTGGTGGTGGCCAGCAAGGACAGGCTGGCACTGCTGCCCAACGTGCCTTCCGCCGCGGAAGCGGGCTTCCCCGACTTCGAGGCCAGCGTGTGGTGGGGTTTCATGGCGCCGAAGGGTACGCCGCCGGAAATCGTCAGTCGCCTGAACGCGGAGATCAACAAGGCCCTGACCAGCCCGGACGCACAGAAGGTGCTCGCCGGCATGGGGGTGAGCACCAAGCCGGGCACGCCGGAGGACTTCGGCAAGTACCTGGACGCCGAAGCCGCCAAGTGGGCGACGGTGATCAAGTCGGCTGGAATCACGGCCGACTGA
- a CDS encoding autotransporter outer membrane beta-barrel domain-containing protein, which yields MPGFTWQAGAMRGAAPLGLLLNLLLSPFCDARAQEYAAEYGWSDRTIEVTDGDAARSTRVRGPVHTRQDMAHGVKALQHGSADLARTVIHTFGDDANGVYFSGAARLFITGASVTTRGERAHGLGSFDDRGDDVPDWAYANAGTVRMDSGTINLHGKGSHGVHAVGDTGIVHLGAALVPETGSARDSSQNNGATAPARQADTDAATDTGSDAKVWIYGKGEQNTAIHAVANRRVSFNGVRSILYGPFGTGILARDNATVTGQNLWLYGENADSVGLRAVGRVPCAIDAHSSRCPGADTTLHIARGFVHMRAPRSPAVEVDRARVYLRDVIVTTGADTPYAVGNEAGRFRYTGETTRVILSSHGSALRAWVREPGQSAVFYLTKADIRSGNDTLLELVRPGDAPAPQRRRVPRMHYAMLKLDDTRAHGAVRGLPDTRANIQLANGSVWRGHTDVGGQVYIGSRSTWAMNADSIVDALTMSSGGTLRFAAPASGNGHGPRFQTLTMRDRLRGQGRFEMNTHLARGAADRLDVMGRAAGSYAVLITDHSRDGDPPGPRAVPIVQARRGNASFVLENDRQAVDARGQRYTLVKRRTAAGTVWALEREADDAPANGVDAPGSTGAPVPSGQDRPTDRSADSGDAAGATTARHGPGYTDTGAGDADGKTSDRAGASVPGDGEANGDDGGDDGGNANGNGNDGDSDEGGGDAIGDGDSRQPGDDDATALGAPDASVVPPRAIQAALVNNGGIASSSALWMAALRPVEERGRVMVDAGGNGNGNGNGIDNGIDDGRDPRFAPTGNGFWIRGVDTRQHLRQSAGAYTQSLWGYTLGADRGVKVAAGRWRLGASIGELDAHRRFDGGKGRTSTVLFGLYAVLQLDNGAYASVAASAGRFRNAVQASAADIGGTVTGRYRHSGGGLAVAAGQRLDLARGWFVEPGAGLGYFKAGGARYTLSDGTAVHDRGGHTLQPRAGLRAGRAMALGNGSTATPYVRIGWLRDYGKRATIHADDANLRSDLSGNRFEIGAGAEARLGRSHFLYADVEAAKGGHLTRSRSIVAGYQYRW from the coding sequence ATGCCCGGCTTCACGTGGCAAGCCGGCGCGATGCGCGGCGCGGCGCCGCTGGGCCTGTTGTTGAACCTGCTATTGTCCCCGTTCTGCGACGCACGCGCGCAGGAATACGCGGCCGAATACGGCTGGTCGGACCGCACTATCGAAGTCACCGATGGCGACGCCGCCCGCAGTACCCGCGTGCGCGGTCCGGTCCACACGCGGCAGGACATGGCGCATGGCGTCAAGGCCTTGCAGCATGGCTCGGCCGATCTCGCCAGGACCGTCATCCACACCTTCGGCGACGACGCCAACGGCGTCTACTTCAGCGGCGCCGCGCGGCTGTTCATCACTGGCGCCAGCGTCACGACCCGCGGCGAACGCGCGCACGGACTGGGTAGCTTCGACGACAGGGGCGATGACGTCCCCGACTGGGCATATGCCAACGCCGGTACGGTGCGCATGGACAGCGGCACCATCAACCTACACGGCAAAGGCTCCCACGGCGTGCATGCGGTCGGCGATACCGGCATCGTTCACCTGGGGGCGGCGCTCGTCCCCGAAACCGGGTCAGCCCGCGATTCAAGCCAGAATAACGGCGCGACGGCACCGGCGCGGCAAGCGGACACCGATGCGGCCACGGATACAGGCTCCGATGCCAAGGTATGGATCTACGGCAAGGGCGAGCAGAACACCGCCATCCACGCGGTCGCCAACCGCCGCGTCAGTTTCAATGGCGTGCGCAGCATCCTGTACGGCCCCTTCGGCACCGGCATCCTGGCGCGCGACAACGCCACCGTCACGGGCCAGAACCTGTGGCTGTATGGCGAGAATGCCGACAGCGTCGGTCTGCGCGCCGTGGGCAGGGTTCCCTGCGCGATCGACGCGCACAGCAGCCGTTGCCCGGGCGCCGACACCACCCTGCATATCGCGCGAGGCTTCGTGCACATGCGTGCGCCGCGCTCGCCCGCGGTGGAAGTGGACCGCGCGCGCGTGTACCTTCGCGATGTCATCGTGACCACCGGCGCGGATACGCCTTATGCGGTCGGCAATGAAGCGGGACGTTTCCGCTACACCGGCGAAACCACGCGCGTGATCCTGAGCAGCCATGGCTCGGCCTTGCGGGCATGGGTAAGGGAACCCGGGCAAAGCGCCGTGTTCTACCTGACGAAAGCCGACATACGCAGCGGCAACGATACGCTGCTGGAACTCGTGCGGCCGGGCGACGCGCCGGCGCCGCAGCGGCGGCGCGTCCCGCGCATGCACTATGCGATGCTGAAGCTGGACGACACGCGGGCCCATGGCGCGGTACGCGGCCTGCCGGACACCCGCGCGAACATACAGCTGGCCAACGGTTCGGTCTGGCGCGGGCACACCGACGTCGGCGGACAGGTCTACATCGGCAGCCGCAGCACCTGGGCCATGAATGCGGATTCCATCGTCGATGCGCTGACGATGTCGTCCGGCGGCACGCTGCGTTTTGCCGCGCCTGCGTCCGGCAACGGGCACGGTCCGCGCTTTCAGACCCTGACGATGCGGGACCGCCTGCGCGGCCAGGGACGCTTCGAGATGAACACGCATCTGGCGCGCGGCGCGGCCGACCGGCTCGACGTCATGGGCCGCGCGGCGGGCTCGTACGCGGTGCTGATCACCGATCATTCCCGCGACGGCGATCCCCCGGGGCCACGCGCCGTGCCCATCGTCCAGGCACGCCGCGGCAACGCAAGCTTCGTCCTGGAGAATGACAGGCAGGCGGTGGATGCGCGGGGGCAGCGCTATACGCTGGTCAAACGGCGCACCGCCGCCGGCACCGTGTGGGCGCTCGAACGCGAAGCGGACGACGCGCCGGCAAACGGCGTCGATGCGCCTGGCTCGACGGGCGCCCCGGTCCCCAGCGGCCAGGATCGTCCAACCGATCGAAGTGCGGATTCTGGCGATGCCGCGGGTGCAACGACCGCCCGGCACGGCCCGGGCTACACCGACACCGGCGCGGGCGACGCCGATGGCAAGACCAGCGATCGTGCTGGAGCAAGCGTTCCCGGCGACGGCGAGGCCAACGGCGATGACGGCGGCGATGACGGCGGCAACGCCAATGGCAATGGCAATGACGGCGACAGCGACGAAGGCGGCGGCGATGCCATCGGCGATGGCGACAGCCGGCAGCCCGGCGACGACGACGCCACGGCGCTCGGCGCGCCGGACGCTTCCGTCGTGCCGCCGCGCGCCATCCAGGCCGCCCTGGTGAACAACGGCGGCATCGCATCGTCGAGCGCGCTCTGGATGGCCGCGTTGCGTCCGGTCGAAGAACGCGGCCGGGTCATGGTCGACGCCGGCGGCAATGGCAATGGCAATGGCAATGGCATCGACAACGGCATCGACGACGGCCGCGACCCGCGCTTCGCGCCCACCGGCAACGGTTTCTGGATACGCGGCGTGGACACGCGCCAGCATCTGCGGCAATCCGCCGGCGCCTACACGCAATCGCTCTGGGGCTACACCCTGGGCGCCGACCGGGGCGTCAAGGTCGCGGCGGGCAGGTGGCGCCTGGGCGCCAGCATCGGCGAACTCGACGCGCATCGCCGCTTCGATGGCGGCAAGGGGCGCACGTCCACCGTCCTGTTCGGCCTCTATGCGGTCCTGCAGCTGGATAACGGCGCCTATGCCAGCGTGGCGGCGTCGGCGGGCCGCTTCCGCAACGCGGTGCAGGCAAGCGCGGCCGACATCGGCGGCACGGTGACGGGCCGGTATCGCCATAGCGGCGGCGGGCTGGCCGTGGCGGCCGGCCAGCGCCTGGACCTGGCACGCGGCTGGTTCGTCGAACCGGGCGCCGGGCTCGGCTACTTCAAGGCGGGCGGCGCGCGTTATACGCTCAGCGACGGCACGGCCGTGCACGACCGCGGCGGCCACACCCTGCAGCCGCGCGCCGGGCTGCGCGCGGGCCGCGCCATGGCGCTGGGCAACGGCAGCACGGCGACGCCGTACGTCAGGATCGGGTGGCTGCGGGATTACGGCAAGCGCGCAACGATACACGCCGACGATGCGAACCTGCGCTCGGACCTGTCCGGCAACCGTTTCGAGATCGGCGCGGGCGCGGAAGCCCGGCTGGGCCGCAGCCACTTCCTCTACGCCGACGTGGAGGCCGCCAAGGGCGGCCACCTGACGCGATCGAGGTCCATCGTGGCGGGCTACCAATACCGCTGGTAG
- a CDS encoding heavy metal sensor histidine kinase — protein sequence MKPSASITTRLALMFASVALLTFSLIGAALYGVLRTELARQQTDVLNTTANEMLYALNRMGNTERWSHAETKMDTLTPADGSLRFWILSPDPAYAYGKDVPAALSAAPPPDGFDSVAIPGRLYPMRILVRTVPALQDRPQVKFIVGIETAPYFHTLHSFLIALAGLLLSAVVLIMFLGHWVARMGLLPLQRLSDEARKLSPRHLAQRLDVATLPIELADLAGAFNGALGRLEIAYTRLEAFNADVAHELRTPLTNLIGQTQVALSRRRSVADLEEVLQSNLEELDSLRAIVNDMLFLARADQGEAATGLVRTPVAAEVGKTIEFFEFVLDDMRLSVEIEGDTQAEASLDTARFRRAVTNLLQNAIQHTACGGRITVRIDPQPGSVRVAVSNPGAPIDPIHLPRLFDRFYRVDASRHDKGDTHGHGLGLAIVKAVATMHGGDVFATSDHGTTTIGFSVLA from the coding sequence ATGAAGCCGTCCGCGTCCATCACCACCCGGCTGGCGCTGATGTTCGCGTCGGTCGCGCTGCTGACCTTCTCGCTGATCGGCGCGGCCCTGTACGGCGTGCTGCGCACGGAGCTCGCCCGCCAGCAGACCGACGTGCTGAACACCACCGCCAACGAAATGCTCTACGCGCTGAACCGCATGGGCAATACCGAGCGCTGGAGCCACGCGGAAACCAAGATGGACACGCTGACGCCGGCCGACGGCAGCCTGCGTTTCTGGATACTCAGCCCCGATCCGGCCTATGCCTACGGCAAGGACGTCCCCGCGGCGCTGAGCGCGGCGCCGCCGCCCGACGGTTTCGACAGCGTCGCCATTCCGGGCCGCCTGTACCCCATGCGCATCCTCGTGCGCACCGTGCCCGCCCTGCAGGACCGTCCTCAGGTGAAGTTCATCGTCGGCATCGAGACCGCACCGTATTTCCATACCCTGCACAGCTTCCTGATCGCGCTGGCGGGCCTGCTGCTGTCCGCCGTCGTGCTGATCATGTTCCTGGGCCATTGGGTCGCGCGCATGGGGCTGCTGCCGCTGCAGCGGCTGTCCGACGAGGCCCGCAAGCTCAGCCCGCGCCACCTGGCCCAGCGGCTGGACGTGGCCACCCTGCCGATCGAACTGGCCGACCTGGCCGGCGCCTTCAACGGCGCGCTGGGCCGGCTGGAAATCGCCTACACGCGGCTGGAGGCCTTCAACGCCGACGTCGCCCATGAACTGCGCACGCCCCTGACCAACCTGATCGGCCAGACGCAGGTCGCGCTGTCGCGCCGCCGCAGCGTGGCCGACCTGGAAGAAGTGCTGCAATCCAACCTGGAAGAACTGGACAGCCTGCGCGCCATCGTCAACGACATGCTGTTCCTGGCGCGCGCCGACCAGGGCGAAGCCGCCACCGGACTGGTGCGCACCCCGGTTGCCGCCGAGGTCGGCAAGACGATCGAGTTCTTCGAATTCGTGCTGGACGACATGCGGCTTTCCGTGGAAATCGAAGGCGATACCCAGGCCGAGGCGTCGCTGGATACCGCGCGCTTTCGCCGCGCCGTGACGAACCTGCTGCAGAACGCCATCCAGCACACCGCATGCGGCGGACGCATCACGGTGCGCATCGATCCGCAACCGGGCAGCGTGCGCGTGGCGGTATCCAATCCGGGCGCGCCCATCGACCCCATCCACCTGCCGCGCCTGTTCGATCGCTTCTACCGCGTGGATGCGTCGCGCCACGACAAGGGCGACACCCATGGCCACGGCCTGGGCCTGGCCATCGTCAAGGCCGTGGCGACCATGCACGGCGGCGACGTGTTCGCCACCAGCGATCATGGCACGACCACCATAGGCTTCAGCGTGCTGGCCTGA